The following are encoded together in the Monodelphis domestica isolate mMonDom1 chromosome 5, mMonDom1.pri, whole genome shotgun sequence genome:
- the LOC100009977 gene encoding UBX domain-containing protein 6-like: MKKFFQEIKADIKFKSAGPGQKLMDTAGEKGSKERQSQQASKQPRQDPTNEAQMAAAAALARLEQKQPRSRGPTSQDSIRNQVKKELQAEVTVSGISESSGANVIPEAKEEGSANLSVTGVYFTCPFTGAILRKDQRDAHIKEVINEYADKDPVTASIMKIHTFNRDREKVKSGVDTIAKYLDNIHLHPEEEKYRKIKLQNKVFQERINCLERANEFFRAIGFEKTSLPVPEQEALEEFYVLGEDAQVEKLEQHKVALQNSEPVRAQLARQRRIFKPSPLAAQFDLPGDFFNLTTEELKREQKLRTDPVERLSVLRTKAMREKEEQREMRKYTYTLLQVRFPDGHILQGTFYARERLSALYSYVREALQSDWLPFELIPVGGHKLLDDSLAFNECGLVPSALLTFTWDAAVMDDIKASGAEQPPGALKPELLATVESLS, translated from the coding sequence ATGAAAAAATTCTTCCAAGAGATCAAGGCGGACATCAAGTTCAAGAGCGCTGGGCCCGGGCAGAAACTCATGGACACGGCGGGGGAAAAGGGCTCCAAGGAACGACAGAGCCAACAAGCAAGCAAGCAACCCCGCCAGGACCCTACCAATGAAGCCCAAATGGCAGCAGCGGCGGCACTGGCCAGGCTGGAACAGAAACAACCACGGTCTCGAGGACCCACATCCCAAGATTCCATCCGGAACCAAGTGAAGAAGGAATTACAAGCAGAAGTCACTGTTAGTGGTATCTCTGAGTCTTCTGGAGCAAATGTGATACCTGAGGCTAAGGAGGAGGGCTCTGCAAACCTGTCGGTGACTGGGGTTTATTTTACCTGCCCATTTACTGGAGCCATCTTGAGAAAGGACCAGAGGGATGCCCACATCAAAGAGGTCATTAATGAGTATGCGGACAAAGACCCAGTGACTGCTTCCATCATGAAGATCCATACGTTCAACAGGGACCGAGAGAAAGTGAAGTCGGGGGTGGACACCATTGCCAAGTACCTGGACAACATCCATCTTCACCCAGAAGAGGAGAAATACAGGAAAATCAAATTGCAAAACAAAGTGTTTCAGGAGCGAATCAACTGCCTAGAAAGGGCTAATGAATTTTTCAGGGCCATTGGGTTTGAGAAGACGTCTCTCCCTGTTCCAGAACAAGAGGCCTTGGAAGAATTCTATGTGCTGGGGGAGGATGCCCAAGTAGAGAAGCTAGAACAGCACAAAGTCGCTCTGCAGAACTCAGAACCAGTGCGGGCTCAGCTGGCCCGGCAGCGACGAATCTTCAAGCCCTCCCCTTTGGCTGCCCAGTTTGACCTACCTGGGGACTTCTTCAACCTCACGACTGAGGAGCTCAAACGGGAGCAGAAACTAAGGACGGACCCTGTGGAACGGCTGTCTGTGCTTCGGACCAAAGCCATGCGGGAGAAGGAGGAgcagagggaaatgagaaaatatacctATACCCTCTTACAGGTCCGCTTTCCAGATGGGCACATCCTCCAGGGTACCTTCTATGCTCGGGAGCGGCTGTCTGCACTCTACAGCTATGTGAGGGAGGCACTGCAAAGTGACTGGCTGCCCTTTGAACTGATTCCTGTAGGCGGGCACAAACTGTTGGACGACAGCTTAGCCTTCAACGAATGTGGGCTGGTGCCTTCAGCTCTTCTAACTTTCACTTGGGATGCAGCCGTCATGGACGACATCAAGGCATCAGGGGCCGAACAGCCCCCAGGAGCTCTCAAACCTGAACTTCTTGCTACTGTGGAAAGCCTCTCATGA